Genomic segment of Mycobacterium botniense:
CAGCGCGGCGTGGCTGGCGGCCACCGTCATGAACCCGTTGCCGCCGTGGGCGGACACCGCGCGCTGGCGGGCGCTGAGCAGCGGATCATCGGGTCGCGGGAAGGGGATGCGGTCGATGATGACCAGTGACAGCGACGGGCCCGGCACATCCACGCCCTGCCAGAGCGACAACGTGCCGAACAGCGAGGTCGCCGGATCGGCGGCGAACCGCTCGAGAAGTGCGGCGGTGCTGTCGTCGCCTTGACACAACACCGGCGTAGGCAGCCGTTCGCGCAGGGCCTCGGCGGCGTAACGCGCTGCCCGCATCGACGAGAACAACCCCAGTGTGCGCCCACCGGCGGCGGTGATGAGATCGGCGATTTCGGCCAGCTGGACGGCGGAGCCGGTGCCGTCGCGCTCCGGTGGCGGCAGATGAGCGGCGATGTAGAGAATTCCCGCTTTGGCATGCTGAAACGGGGAACCGACATCGAGCCCACGCCACCGGCAGTCGACAGCGTCGTCGCCGGGCCCGCCGGTCAGCCCCCACGCTGTGGCCATCGCGTCGAAGGATCCGCCGACCGTCAAGGTCGCCGACGTCAACACCGTCGTCGAGCGAGCGAACACCCGGGTCCGCAGCAATCCGGCGACCGACAACGGTGCCACCCGCAGCCTCGGGTGGGCCAAACCAGAGGTGTCCTCGTGGTCCAGCCAGACCACATCGCTGCGATCGGGGATCGCCGGGGCAAAAGACGTCAGGATCCGCGAGGTCGTGTCGGCGATCTCGGTCAGGACGGCAACTGCTTCAGCGCGAGCAGCCGCGGCGGCGATGTCGGCGGGCGACGCGTCGATGGCCGATCGTGCCGCGCCGGCCGCGTCGCGCAGTGTGGCCAGGCAGGTGGCCAGCTGGTCGTCGAGGACGTCGATGCGCCCGGGATCCGCATCGCCGATCGCTGCGATGAAAGCGGCCGACGCCGCCTCCAGCCGTTGCGTCAACTCCGGTCCGACCAGCCTGGCGATCCGGCGCGGCGCCGCGCCGAGGATGGCCGGGGTCAGCTCCGCAGCCGCCGCCGCCGTGACCCGATCCACCAGCTCGTGTGCTTCGTCGATCACCAGCAGCTGGTGATCGGGCAGCACCGCGGACTCCGACAGTGCGTCGATGGCCAACAGCGCGTGGTTGGTGACGACGATATCGGCCTGAGCGGCCCGGGCGCGGGCCCGTTCAGCGAAGCACCTGCTGCCGAACGGGCAGCGAAGCGCGCCAACACATTCCCGCGCCGAGACGCTGACCTGGATCCACGACCGATCCGGCACACCCGGCCGTAGCTCGTCGCGGTCACCGGATTCGGTCGTCGATGCCCACGCGGTAAGCCGTTGCACGTCGCGACCCAAATCCGTGGCCGGCTCGAAGAGTTCCTTCTGGTCCGGATCGTCCTTGGGCTCCCCGCTCGCTGCACCACCGTGGATTTTGTTCAGGCACAAGTAGTTCCGTCGTCCCTTAAGCAGCATGAACCGCGGCCGGCGGGGCAGCGCATCGGCGAGCGAATCGATGAGCTGGGGCAGATCGCGGTCAACGAGTTGGCGCTGCAACGCCAGCGTCGCCGTCGACACCAGCACCGGTGTGTCGTGGCAGACTGCGCGGGCAATCGCAGGAACCAGGTAGGCCAGCGACTTGCCGGTGCCGGTACCGGCCTGCACCACCAGGTGCTCGCCGGTGTCGAAGGCGTCGGCGACCGCGACGGCCATCTGCAACTGGCCGCGACGTTCGTCGCCGCCCAGCGCGGCCACCGCGGTCGCCAAGAGCCGCGGCACGGACACATCTGGGCTGGTTTCTCGCGCCGTCGGTGGGACCATGCCGGTTAGACGGTAGCCGGGTCAGGCGGGGATCTGCAGCGTCGGGATCGCCGGGTCGCCGTGCGACAATTTGAGACCCTCCCACGGCAGGCTGCGCAGGCCCGACGCCACCAACTCGCGTGCGGCGGCCAAGTCCACGTCGACTACCGGCTGCCCGGCGCGCACCAGCGGCGTCGTCAACACCCGGCAATCGCCGGCGGCCTCAGGCGGCCGGCCCGCCGGATGCACGACTTCCTCGGTGATGGTGCCGCTCGGACGTGCCCGCCGCAACGCCTCTTTGCGCCCGCCGAGGGATTCTTTGTGGGTGCTGCGTTTCTGCACCGGTATACCGTCCACCTCGACCAGCTTGTAGACCATGTTCGCGGTCGGCGCGCCTGATCCGGTGACCAGCGCCGTGCCGACGCCGTAGCTGTCCACCGGTTCAGCACGCAGCGCGGCGATCGTGAATTCGTCGAGATCACCGGATACCACGATGCGGGTCCGGGTGGCCCCGAGCCGGTCGAGCTGTTCGCGCGCTTGACGGGCTAACACTCCCAGCTCGCCGGAGTCGATGCGCACCGCGCCGAGTGTGCTACCGGCGGCCGTCACAGCGTTGGCCACACCGCTTCTGACGTCATAGGTGTCGATAAGCAGCGTCGTTTGGGTGCCGAGTGCCTCAACTTGGGCGCGGAACGCGGCCAGCTCGTCGGGCCCGTCGGTGCGGGTATGCAGCAGCGTGAACGCGTGGGCGGCTGTCCCCTCCGCAGGCACGCCATAGCGACGCTGAGCCTCCAAGTTTGAGGACGCGGCGAAACCGGCGATGTAGGCCGCGCGCGCTGCGGCGACCGCGGCCAGCTCGTGGGTTCGACGCGAGCCCATCTCGATCAAAGGGCGGCCCTGGGCAGCGCTAACCATGCGAGCAGCCGCTGACGCAATCGCGCTGTCATGATTGAAGATCGAGAGCACGAGGGTTTCCAGCACAATGCATTCGGCGAAGCTTCCGCGGACCGAAAGCACCGGGGAGCCGGGAAAGTACAGTTCCCCCTCACGGTAGCCGTCGATATCACCCCGGAAGCGAAAGTCACGCAAATACTCCACTGTGCGCGGATCGAGGAAACCCGCCAGCAGCTCGCATGCGGTGTCGTCGAACCTGAACTCTGGCAACACTTCCAGGAAGCGACCGGTCCCTGCGACAACACCGTAACGGCGTCCTTCGGGGAGTCGGCGGGCGAACAGCTCGAAGGTGGTCCGCCGGTTCGCGGTGCCGTCGCGCAGCGCCGCCGCCAGCATGGTCAGCTCGTACTTGTCGGTCAGCAGCCCAGTGCATGGCCAGTCGGTCACACCGCAACGGTATCGGGTGCATCGGCGCCTCTCGCTATCCTGGAGGCATGGTTGCATCAGCTCCCACCAAGCCGGGAACCACCGGGCAACGTCACGTCGATCCGGCCGACGTCACAGCCGGCCCGTGGGTCACCATCGTTTGGGACGACCCGATCAACCTGATGAGCTATGTGACATACGTTTTTCAGAAGCTGTTCGGCTACAGTGAGCAGCACGCCACCAAGCTGATGCTGCAGGTGCACAACGAAGGTAAAGCGGTGGTGTCGTCGGGCAGCCGCGAGGCCATGGAAATCGATGTATCCAGGCTGCATGCCGCCGGTTTGTGGGCGACCATGCAGCAGGACCGATAACGATCAGGGGTCGTCCTCATTGTGCGCAAATGGAAACGGGTTGAGACCGCTGGCGGTCCCCGTTTTCGGTCCGCTCTCGCTCCGCATGAGGCGGCATTGCTCAAGAACCTGGTCGGCTCGCTGATCGGCATGCTGAATGAGCGCGAATCTTCCGCGCCGCCAGATGAACTCGAGCAGATCACTGGGATGAGGACCGGTCACACCCGGCCTCCGGACGAGCCGACGCTGCGGCGCTTGTTGCCGGATTTTTACAAGCCCGACCAGGTCGGGGCGGACACCGCCGAAAACCTGAACGCCGCTCTGCGGAGTCTGCATGAGCCGGAGATCATTGACGCTAAACGTGGTGCCGCGCAACAGCTGCTGGACACCGTCCCGGATGGGGGCGGTCGGCTAGAGCTGGACGAGGACGGGGCGAGAGCGTGGATTGCGGCGGTCAATGACATCCGGCTGGCGCTGGGCACCATGCTTGCGATCGGCCCGGACGGACCCGAGCGGCTGCCTGTCGGCCACCCGCTGGCGGCGCATCTCGACGTCTACCAGTGGCTGACCTTTCTGCAGGAGTACCTGGTGCTGGCGCTGATGGGGAAACCCACCCGATGAA
This window contains:
- a CDS encoding ATP-dependent DNA helicase, which produces MVPPTARETSPDVSVPRLLATAVAALGGDERRGQLQMAVAVADAFDTGEHLVVQAGTGTGKSLAYLVPAIARAVCHDTPVLVSTATLALQRQLVDRDLPQLIDSLADALPRRPRFMLLKGRRNYLCLNKIHGGAASGEPKDDPDQKELFEPATDLGRDVQRLTAWASTTESGDRDELRPGVPDRSWIQVSVSARECVGALRCPFGSRCFAERARARAAQADIVVTNHALLAIDALSESAVLPDHQLLVIDEAHELVDRVTAAAAAELTPAILGAAPRRIARLVGPELTQRLEAASAAFIAAIGDADPGRIDVLDDQLATCLATLRDAAGAARSAIDASPADIAAAAARAEAVAVLTEIADTTSRILTSFAPAIPDRSDVVWLDHEDTSGLAHPRLRVAPLSVAGLLRTRVFARSTTVLTSATLTVGGSFDAMATAWGLTGGPGDDAVDCRWRGLDVGSPFQHAKAGILYIAAHLPPPERDGTGSAVQLAEIADLITAAGGRTLGLFSSMRAARYAAEALRERLPTPVLCQGDDSTAALLERFAADPATSLFGTLSLWQGVDVPGPSLSLVIIDRIPFPRPDDPLLSARQRAVSAHGGNGFMTVAASHAALLLAQGAGRLLRGVKDRGVVAVLDSRMATARYGGYLRASLPPFWPTTDAVRVRDALVRLRTMTTDPRT
- a CDS encoding nicotinate phosphoribosyltransferase, whose product is MTDWPCTGLLTDKYELTMLAAALRDGTANRRTTFELFARRLPEGRRYGVVAGTGRFLEVLPEFRFDDTACELLAGFLDPRTVEYLRDFRFRGDIDGYREGELYFPGSPVLSVRGSFAECIVLETLVLSIFNHDSAIASAAARMVSAAQGRPLIEMGSRRTHELAAVAAARAAYIAGFAASSNLEAQRRYGVPAEGTAAHAFTLLHTRTDGPDELAAFRAQVEALGTQTTLLIDTYDVRSGVANAVTAAGSTLGAVRIDSGELGVLARQAREQLDRLGATRTRIVVSGDLDEFTIAALRAEPVDSYGVGTALVTGSGAPTANMVYKLVEVDGIPVQKRSTHKESLGGRKEALRRARPSGTITEEVVHPAGRPPEAAGDCRVLTTPLVRAGQPVVDVDLAAARELVASGLRSLPWEGLKLSHGDPAIPTLQIPA
- the clpS gene encoding ATP-dependent Clp protease adapter ClpS; its protein translation is MVASAPTKPGTTGQRHVDPADVTAGPWVTIVWDDPINLMSYVTYVFQKLFGYSEQHATKLMLQVHNEGKAVVSSGSREAMEIDVSRLHAAGLWATMQQDR
- the aosR gene encoding oxidative stress transcriptional regulator AosR, which produces MRKWKRVETAGGPRFRSALAPHEAALLKNLVGSLIGMLNERESSAPPDELEQITGMRTGHTRPPDEPTLRRLLPDFYKPDQVGADTAENLNAALRSLHEPEIIDAKRGAAQQLLDTVPDGGGRLELDEDGARAWIAAVNDIRLALGTMLAIGPDGPERLPVGHPLAAHLDVYQWLTFLQEYLVLALMGKPTR